In one window of Parafrankia discariae DNA:
- a CDS encoding aminotransferase class I/II-fold pyridoxal phosphate-dependent enzyme, which produces MAEMDHMRRQSPFYDSRVDEIDGRRIRIGDRWLIDFASCNYLGFDLDREIIESVPEYLDLWGTHPSWSRIIANPRLFVEIEETLADLLGAPDTLLLPTISHIHLSVLPALVGQGTLFVELHAHSSVHDGATMALGRGATVRRFREDRLDRLERRLRACTAYPRVVAIDGVNSMTGNGPPLAELLELVRKYEAVLYVDDAHGFGVIGERAPDEPTPYGLRGNGIVRHLGQSYDDLILVGGFSKSYSSLLAFATCPTELKDFLKTMANPYIFSGPPPVASLATAQVGLRVNAERGERARVALYGLTARLLTGIRALGLTTLNTSGYPIIEIPLTDPARADALGAFLYERGIYVTVAPFPLVPREQVGVRIQVTAANTEAEIDTLLDVLGAAARRFPLARID; this is translated from the coding sequence ATGGCGGAGATGGACCACATGCGCCGCCAGTCTCCGTTCTACGACTCGCGGGTGGACGAGATCGACGGCCGGCGCATTCGCATCGGCGACCGCTGGCTGATCGATTTCGCGTCGTGCAACTATCTGGGATTCGATCTCGACCGCGAGATCATCGAATCCGTTCCGGAGTATCTGGATCTCTGGGGAACCCACCCGAGCTGGTCACGCATCATCGCTAATCCACGACTGTTCGTGGAGATCGAGGAGACCCTGGCGGATCTCCTCGGCGCGCCGGACACCCTGCTACTCCCGACTATCAGCCATATCCACCTGTCGGTACTGCCCGCACTTGTCGGCCAGGGCACCCTGTTCGTCGAGCTGCATGCGCACAGCTCGGTACACGACGGCGCCACGATGGCATTGGGTCGCGGCGCCACCGTCCGGCGTTTCCGGGAGGACCGGCTCGACCGGCTGGAGCGCCGGCTGCGGGCCTGCACCGCCTATCCCCGGGTCGTGGCGATCGACGGGGTGAACAGCATGACGGGCAACGGCCCCCCGCTGGCCGAGCTGCTCGAGCTGGTCCGAAAGTACGAGGCCGTCCTGTACGTCGACGACGCCCACGGCTTCGGGGTGATCGGCGAACGCGCGCCCGACGAGCCCACGCCGTACGGCCTGCGCGGCAACGGGATCGTGCGGCACCTGGGGCAGAGCTACGACGACCTGATCCTGGTCGGCGGGTTCTCGAAGTCCTACTCCTCGCTGCTCGCGTTCGCGACGTGCCCGACCGAGCTCAAGGACTTCCTGAAGACGATGGCCAACCCGTACATCTTCTCCGGCCCACCCCCGGTCGCCTCGCTGGCGACCGCGCAGGTCGGACTGCGGGTGAACGCCGAGCGGGGCGAGCGGGCGCGGGTGGCCCTGTACGGCCTCACCGCCCGCCTGCTGACGGGGATCCGCGCGCTCGGGCTGACCACGCTGAACACCTCCGGCTACCCGATCATCGAGATCCCGCTGACCGACCCGGCGCGGGCCGACGCGCTCGGCGCGTTCCTCTACGAGCGCGGGATCTACGTGACCGTGGCGCCGTTCCCGCTGGTGCCCCGGGAGCAGGTCGGGGTGCGCATCCAGGTGACCGCGGCCAACACCGAGGCCGAGATCGACACCCTCCTGGACGTCCTCGGCGCGGCGGCGCGGCGTTTCCCCCTCGCCCGGATCGACTAG
- a CDS encoding class I SAM-dependent methyltransferase — protein sequence MRDLPYSGFGLSRSVTLFRAHRKEPVDPAGFYSLIAADSVRQLRRYTTLSGQLVLDVGGGPGYFRSAFLDAGARYYWVEPDVSEMEAGGLDVPGRIRGSALELPFRSDSIDLCYSSNVLEHVPDPWRMCSELVRVTRPGGLIFLSYTNWLSPWGGHETAPWHYLGGDRAADRFEKRQGRPPKNRFGQTLFPVSVAGTLAWARQRSDVVVVDAMPRYLPDWAKVVLRVPGAREVVTWNLAMLLRKV from the coding sequence GTGCGCGACCTGCCGTACTCCGGCTTCGGCCTCTCCCGGTCGGTCACGCTGTTCCGCGCGCACCGCAAGGAACCGGTCGACCCGGCCGGCTTCTACTCGCTCATCGCGGCCGACTCCGTCCGCCAGCTCCGCCGGTACACGACGCTGTCCGGTCAGCTGGTGCTGGACGTCGGCGGTGGCCCCGGTTACTTCCGGTCCGCGTTCCTCGACGCGGGCGCCAGGTACTACTGGGTCGAGCCCGACGTCTCCGAGATGGAGGCCGGTGGTCTCGATGTGCCCGGCCGGATCCGCGGGAGCGCGCTCGAGCTGCCGTTCCGGAGCGACTCGATCGACCTCTGCTACAGCTCGAACGTGCTCGAGCACGTCCCCGACCCGTGGCGGATGTGCTCGGAGCTGGTGCGGGTCACCCGCCCCGGTGGGCTGATCTTCCTCAGCTACACCAACTGGCTCTCGCCGTGGGGCGGGCACGAGACGGCGCCGTGGCACTACCTCGGTGGTGACCGCGCCGCCGACCGGTTCGAGAAGCGGCAGGGCCGCCCGCCGAAGAACCGCTTCGGCCAGACGCTGTTCCCGGTCTCCGTCGCCGGCACCCTCGCCTGGGCCCGCCAGCGTTCCGACGTGGTCGTCGTCGACGCGATGCCGCGCTACCTGCCGGACTGGGCGAAGGTCGTCCTGCGCGTCCCCGGCGCTCGCGAGGTCGTCACCTGGAACCTCGCCATGCTCCTGCGCAAGGTCTAG
- the aat gene encoding leucyl/phenylalanyl-tRNA--protein transferase has protein sequence MGLTPPLPEPPRSGWDHPLLEPYLERAAGYGPVAAGGGLTPPALIGAYRRGAFPWPADDPAEAAELRGALRAAATRGVIPLIAQIPELAAAGGGSGGSVAGGDGPGDDVDPPWWCPDPRTVLAPGEMRIRRSLVIRMRNSTWTSTLNECFVDVVRACRRDGPHQWITEELIEGYARLHALGWAHSIEIWDGDALVGGMYGVQVGRVFMGESMFHRASDASKVALVDFLDRFGRAGGTLLDVQLTTTHLTTLGARELPRAEFLATLRAVRDDEARMERDRLPVSRLAPARKPGPAETRPPRPRRPPAPRDS, from the coding sequence GTGGGGCTGACCCCGCCGCTACCCGAACCGCCGCGGTCGGGCTGGGATCATCCCCTGCTCGAGCCCTATCTGGAGCGGGCGGCCGGCTACGGACCGGTGGCGGCCGGCGGCGGGCTCACGCCCCCGGCACTGATCGGTGCCTACCGCCGCGGGGCCTTCCCCTGGCCGGCGGACGATCCCGCCGAGGCGGCCGAGCTGCGCGGAGCGCTGCGCGCCGCCGCGACGCGCGGCGTCATCCCGCTCATCGCCCAGATACCCGAACTCGCGGCCGCCGGTGGCGGGTCCGGGGGGTCCGTCGCCGGCGGCGACGGACCGGGTGACGACGTGGACCCGCCCTGGTGGTGCCCGGACCCGCGGACCGTCCTCGCCCCGGGCGAGATGCGAATCCGCCGCTCCCTCGTCATCCGGATGCGCAACAGCACCTGGACCAGCACCCTCAACGAGTGCTTCGTGGACGTCGTCCGGGCCTGCCGCCGCGACGGGCCGCACCAGTGGATCACCGAGGAGCTGATCGAGGGCTACGCCCGGCTCCACGCCCTCGGCTGGGCGCACAGCATCGAGATCTGGGACGGCGACGCGCTCGTCGGCGGGATGTACGGCGTCCAGGTCGGGCGGGTCTTCATGGGCGAGTCCATGTTCCACCGGGCCTCGGACGCCTCGAAGGTCGCGCTGGTCGACTTCCTCGACCGTTTCGGCCGGGCCGGCGGCACGCTGCTGGACGTCCAGCTGACGACGACGCACCTGACGACGCTCGGCGCCCGCGAGCTGCCCCGCGCGGAGTTCCTCGCGACGCTGCGGGCCGTCCGGGACGACGAGGCCCGGATGGAGCGCGACCGGCTGCCCGTCTCCCGCCTGGCACCGGCGCGCAAGCCCGGGCCTGCCGAGACCCGCCCGCCGAGACCGAGACGCCCACCGGCGCCGCGGGACTCCTAG